In Anthonomus grandis grandis chromosome 16, icAntGran1.3, whole genome shotgun sequence, a single window of DNA contains:
- the LOC126745829 gene encoding thioredoxin reductase 1, mitochondrial-like, with translation MTLICRQLLKSCYQKSQYLPTMKRIFPKFAVQTNWLTVISQNHNYDYDLLVIGGGSGGLAAAKEAAGLGAKVAVVDYVTPTPFGTTWGLGGTCVNVGCIPKKLMHQAALLGEAISDAKSFGWNVGTGFKHDWESLRNAIQAHIKSVNWVTRVELRDKNVKYINGLGRFVDQNTLQVTSKQERYNLTSQYFLIAVGGRPKYPDIKDAVAYGITSDDLFSLEKPPGKTVIIGAGYIGLECAGVLNVLGYDTTVMVRSVPLRGFDQQMAKVVTSEMASKGVKFLQKSVPKSIKKLNSGELKLEWFNNCNKQVFSDTFDTVMFALGRKALTKELNLDKVGVLVSEENKILAHNEQTNIPNIFAVGDVLHQKPELSPVAISAGRLLSRRIFGNMKETMDYQNVATTIFTPLEYGFVGLSEESASEKYGEDNIEVYHSFFKPAEYLIAKKSAENCYLKVIALRNDDQKVLGMHFIGPQAGEIIQGFSTAIKCNLTVIALVNTIGIHPTLAQEFTKIKITKRSGKNPVPASCCS, from the coding sequence aTGACGCTTATCTGTCGTCAGCTACTTAAATCATGTTATCAAAAATCGCAGTATTTGCCTACTATGAAGAGAATATTTCCCAAGTTTGCAGTCCAAACAAATTGGCTAACAGTAATTAGTCAAAACCATAATTATGATTATGACCTACTCGTCATTGGAGGAGGCTCTGGTGGTTTAGCTGCAGCAAAGGAGGCCGCAGGGCTCGGTGCAAAAGTGGCTGTGGTTGACTATGTAACACCGACTCCATTTGGTACCACTTGGGGACTTGGTGGTACTTGTGTTAATGTGGGATGCATCCCCAAGAAGCTGATGCATCAAGCTGCTCTTTTAGGTGAAGCTATTTCCGATGCCAAGAGCTTTGGATGGAATGTCGGAACCGGTTTTAAACATGACTGGGAATCTTTACGGAATGCTATTCAAGCCCACATTAAATCAGTTAACTGGGTAACTAGAGTAGAATTACGAGACAAAAATGTGAAGTATATTAATGGTTTAGGGCGCTTTGTTGATCAAAATACATTACAAGTTACGTCAAAGCAAGAACGGTATAATTTAActtcacaatattttttaatcgcAGTGGGAGGAAGGCCAAAATATCCTGACATAAAAGATGCAGTGGCATATGGTATAACTAGTGATGACTTGTTTAGTTTGGAAAAACCGCCGGGTAAAACTGTTATTATAGGAGCTGGGTATATTGGACTTGAATGTGCCGGTGTGTTGAATGTCTTAGGATATGATACTACAGTTATGGTTCGCTCCGTTCCTTTAAGAGGATTCGACCAGCAAATGGCTAAAGTTGTAACATCTGAAATGGCTTCCAAAGGTGTTAAGTTTTTACAAAAGAGTGTACCGAAAAGTATAAAAAAGCTTAACTCTGGCGAACTAAAGCTGGAATGGTTTAACAACTGCAATAAGCAAGTCTTCTCAGATACCTTTGATACTGTTATGTTTGCACTGGGCAGAAAAGCCCTTACCAAAGAACTAAATCTTGACAAGGTAGGGGTTTTAGtttcagaagaaaataaaattctggctCATAACGAACAGACCAACATACCCAACATATTTGCGGTCGGAGATGTCTTGCATCAAAAACCAGAACTTAGTCCAGTTGCCATATCAGCAGGAAGACTACTATCACGAAGAATATTCGGGAATATGAAAGAGACAATGGATTATCAAAATGTTGCTACCACAATATTTACCCCTCTTGAATATGGGTTTGTCGGACTGAGTGAAGAGAGTGCTTCTGAAAAGTATGGCGAGGATAACATAGAGGTTTACCATAGCTTTTTTAAGCCAGCAGAgtatttaatagcaaaaaaaagtgctgaaaattgttatttgaaaGTTATTGCACTAAGAAATGATGATCAAAAGGTTTTGGGTATGCACTTTATCGGACCACAGGCTGGTGAAATAATACAAGGGTTTTCCACTGCGATTAAGTGCAATTTGACTGTAATCGCATTGGTTAACACTATTGGGATTCATCCAACGTTAGCTCaagaatttactaaaattaaaataaccaaGAGGTCTGGAAAAAATCCTGTTCCTGCTTCGTGTTGTAGCtaa